The Cetobacterium sp. 8H DNA window TTAATATTCCATCTAAATTATCTTTATTTGTGCCTCTACTCTCAGTTAGTCCAACACCTGCAAATATATCGCTAGTCTTTCCAATTCCAATTACATCTAAACCAGAATTTTTAATTCTATCAAGCATACTTTCTATAGGAGGCTCTACTGAATAATCATGTCTATTTGATGTTCTTGTAAATTCTCCTGCTTTTTTCCCTACATAAGGTCTTGCTATAACTCTTGCTACCGGTGATAATTCATTGCAAATTTCTAAAGCTTTTTTACAAGCTGAGTATAACTCTTCTAATGATATTAATTCTTCATTGGCAGCTATCTGTAGAACGGGATCTGCTGATGTATAAACTATCCAAGCTCCTGTTGCTAATTGCTCTTCCCCATAAACATCTAAAACATCTGTTCCTGAATACGGTAAATTACAAATTACTTTTCTCCCTGTAGCTTCTTCAAGAGCTTTTATTGTTTTTTCTGGAAATCCATTAGGATAAGTTGGGAAAGCTTTCTCTTGAACTATTCCAGCTATTTCCCAATGTCCTGTTGTTGTATCTTTTCCCTTAGATAATTCTAAAGCCTTTCCGAATGCTCCCTTAGCTTTTTCATTTCTATCTACACCTAAAATTTCTGTTATATTCCCAAGCCCTAAACTCTCCATATTTTGTAAGTTTAAACCACCTGTTGATAAAGCTATATTAGCCATTGTATTTGTTCCTTCATCTCCAAACTCTTTAGCATCTGGAAGTGCACCAACACCAGCACTATCTAAAACTATAAGTGTAACTCTTTCTATTTTTTCCATTTCTCTCTCCTTTCATAAGGTAATAAAAGGCTGATCAATTAATTGATCAGCCCCCATTTATTTTTATTTATCGCTAACTTTTATTTCACCTGACATAAGTTTTGCTTTTATTTCTTCAAACTTTTGAAGTTTTTCTGCACCTATTATATCTTTTGTGAATTCAAACTCAGTTACCCCAACTCCATTTTCTTGTGCTCCGTAAACTGTTAACCCAGGAACAAACTCTCCTTTAGTTAGGTTTTTAACAACATCATAAACTGCAACGTCTACATTTTTTAACATAGATGTTAAAACAGTACCTGGTTCAACACCATCTTGATTCGAGTCAACACCTATAGCGAAAACCCCTTTTTCTTTTGCTGCTGCAATAACTCCCATTCCTGTTCCACCAGCTGCATGGTATATTACGTCTGCACCTTGGTTAATTTCAGATATTGCATTTTCTTTTCCTCTAACTGGATCGTTAAACGGATTTGGTCCTGTTGTATAAACTGAGAAGAATTTAACTTTAGGGTTTACATATTCCGCACCTTGCTTAAATCCTACTTCAAATTTCTTTATTAAAGGATTTTCCATTCCTCCAACAAATCCAACAGCGTTATTTTTTGTCATTAATCCTGCAATTACTCCAACTAAGAAAGACCCCTCTTCCTCTTTAAATACAACTGATTTTACGTTAGGTAAATCAACAACATCATCGATCATTAAAAATTTAACATCTGAGTAATCTGCTGCTACAGTTCTAGCTGATTCTGTCATTTGGAATCCAGTTGCAACAACTAAATCATATCCAGCTTCTGCATACTCTCTTAAAAACTCCTCATCCTCAGCTGGTGATGCTGGTTCAACATACTTAAACTCAATTCCTAAATCTTTTTTAGCCTGCTCTAATCCTCTATAAGCTGCATCATTAAAAGACTTATCTCCTAATCCTCCAGTTGAAAGAACTATTCCAACTTTAAGTTGCTTTGCCGCAAATAATCCAACAGCTAACATCATAGACATTACAAAAGTAACTATCTTTCTCATTTAACACCCTCCCTAAAAACTTTATACTACTAGAATTTTAACATATTATTAGTTTAATTTAAAGAAAAATTTAGAGTTATTTCATCATTTTTCCCAATGTGTATATAAGCTCATCGATTACTTTGTTCTCTTCATTATTTTTTATACCTGATACAACACACTTTCTTAAATGATTTTCTAATATCACTTTTGCCACACCGTTCAATGCTGCTTTTGCTGATGAAATTTGATTTAAAACATCATCACAATATGAATCTTCTTCAATCATTCTTTTTATTCCCCTAATCTGACCTTCAACTCTATTAACTCTAGTTATTAACTTCTTTTTATCCCCACAAATTTTCTTAGAACAATTCTCGTCCATTTTTCCTCCTACTATTTAAACCATTTCAATCTTAATGCATTTGAAACTACTGAAACTGAACTCATTGCCATTGCAGCTCCAGCTATCATTGGATTTAAAAGATGCCCTGTAAATGGGTATAATAACCCTGCTGCAACCGGTATCCCTAAGCCGTTATAAATAAATGCCCAAAATAGATTTTGTTTTATATTCTTCATAGTTGCTCTACTCAACTCTATAGCTTTTGGAACATCTTTTATATTTTTACTCATCAATACAATATCAGCACTTTCTAGAGCTATATCTGCTCCTCCACCCACAGCAATACCTATATCTGCTTGTGTTAAAGCTGGCGAATCATTTATTCCATCTCCTACCATAGCCACTTTCTTTCCTGAGATTTGAAGTTTCTTTATTTGAGAATACTTTTGTTCTGGTGACACCTCTGCTATTACTCTATCCACTCCAACCTCTTTAGCTATGGCTTTAGCAGTTCTTTCATTATCACCAGTTAACATTATTACATTTATCCCTATACTTTTCAGCTCGTCTATAACTTCTTTCGAATTTTCTCTAACCTTATCTGCGATTGCAATCAAACCTAAATATCTCTTTTGAGTTGCAACATAAATAACTGTTTTCCCTTCATCAAATAGCTTTTCACTCTCTTTTAAGTGTTCATCTATATCTATTGAGTATTTATCCATCATTTTTTTATTACCAATTATAACCTCTACATCTCCTACCGGAGTATTTTCTAAAATTCCAACAATCCCTTTTCCAGTTTTAGAATTAAAGTTTCTCACTTCATATAAAGGTAAATTTCTTATATTAACTTCCCTCATAATTGCATCAGCTAAAGGATGCTCTGAGTTTTGTTCTAAACTTCCAACAACTTTAAGAAGTATATTCTTTTCTAATTGAGTTGTCTCTATATCTGTTACAGTTGGTTTTCCTACTGTTATTGTTCCTGTTTTATCAAATACAACAGTATCAACTTTACAAGCTTTTTCAAGTGCTTCACCTGATTTTATTAATATTCCTAACTCTGCTCCTCTACCAGTTCCTACCATTATTGCTGTTGGAGTTGCAAGACCTAATGAACATGGACAAGCTATAACCAATACTGAAATTAATATTTTTAAAGCAAAAACACTTGGTCTAGAATCTAAAGTAACCCATCCCATAGTACCTATAAAATACCATAATAAGCTCGATAGAACTGCTATTATCATAACTGCTGGAACAAAATACCCCGATATTAAATCTGCCATTTTTGCTATTGGAGCCTTTGATCCCTGTGCATTTTCAACAAGTTTAATTATTTTATAAAGAGTTGTATTCTCTCCCGTTTCTGTAACTTCCATTTTTAAGCTACCAGTTCCATTTATTGTTGCTCCATAAAGCTTTGATTTTACTATTTTTTTTACGGGTATACTTTCCCCCGTTAGCATAGCTTCATCTACACTCGAAATCCCTTCTACTACAACTCCATCTGTCGGTATTGATTCTCCAGGTTTTATTAATAGCACATCTCCTACTTCAACCTCTTCAATGTCAACAGTTACAACCTTTCCACCTCTATACAGATTTGCTCTTTTACTTTGTAAATTCATCAACTTCTTGATTGCCTCTGAAGTTTTTCCTTTACTTAATTTCTCTAAATACTTTCCTAAAGAGATCAAAGCAATAATAACTACTCCAGATTCATAATAAAGGTTATGAACATACTGAATATTTCCCTCGTAAATTTCCATAGTACTATATAAGCTATATCCAAAGGCTGCCCCTGTTCCTAAAGCAATTAAAGAATCCATACTTGGTGCTCCTGCTTTTATTTTCTGGAATCCTGATGTATAAAAATGTCTTCCTACATAGACAACTGGAATTGATAATACCAACTGAATCATTGCAAATAAAAATGGATTTGTATCATAATGAATAAAATTAGGTATAGGTAATCCTACCATACTTCCCATTGAGATATAAAAAATTATTGCCCCAAAACATATTGCAACTAAAAATTCATTGAACTCTCTTTTTAATTGCTTTTGATTTTCTTGCTCTTTTTTATCTATTGTTTCTTCTGTTATTCTTTCAGCGGTGTATCCAAATTTCTTAAT harbors:
- a CDS encoding heavy metal translocating P-type ATPase, coding for MNKKYKLGNVTCQSCVALIEKILNSTEGINEARVNLATEELFVNFDEKIISEDSFKNKITVLGYGVDEIKDLKTVTFLIKGLSCQSCVAKVEKVVSEMKGVDSINVNLATEKATVTYDSSLIKLSEIFHNIKKFGYTAERITEETIDKKEQENQKQLKREFNEFLVAICFGAIIFYISMGSMVGLPIPNFIHYDTNPFLFAMIQLVLSIPVVYVGRHFYTSGFQKIKAGAPSMDSLIALGTGAAFGYSLYSTMEIYEGNIQYVHNLYYESGVVIIALISLGKYLEKLSKGKTSEAIKKLMNLQSKRANLYRGGKVVTVDIEEVEVGDVLLIKPGESIPTDGVVVEGISSVDEAMLTGESIPVKKIVKSKLYGATINGTGSLKMEVTETGENTTLYKIIKLVENAQGSKAPIAKMADLISGYFVPAVMIIAVLSSLLWYFIGTMGWVTLDSRPSVFALKILISVLVIACPCSLGLATPTAIMVGTGRGAELGILIKSGEALEKACKVDTVVFDKTGTITVGKPTVTDIETTQLEKNILLKVVGSLEQNSEHPLADAIMREVNIRNLPLYEVRNFNSKTGKGIVGILENTPVGDVEVIIGNKKMMDKYSIDIDEHLKESEKLFDEGKTVIYVATQKRYLGLIAIADKVRENSKEVIDELKSIGINVIMLTGDNERTAKAIAKEVGVDRVIAEVSPEQKYSQIKKLQISGKKVAMVGDGINDSPALTQADIGIAVGGGADIALESADIVLMSKNIKDVPKAIELSRATMKNIKQNLFWAFIYNGLGIPVAAGLLYPFTGHLLNPMIAGAAMAMSSVSVVSNALRLKWFK
- a CDS encoding BMP family protein, coding for MRKIVTFVMSMMLAVGLFAAKQLKVGIVLSTGGLGDKSFNDAAYRGLEQAKKDLGIEFKYVEPASPAEDEEFLREYAEAGYDLVVATGFQMTESARTVAADYSDVKFLMIDDVVDLPNVKSVVFKEEEGSFLVGVIAGLMTKNNAVGFVGGMENPLIKKFEVGFKQGAEYVNPKVKFFSVYTTGPNPFNDPVRGKENAISEINQGADVIYHAAGGTGMGVIAAAKEKGVFAIGVDSNQDGVEPGTVLTSMLKNVDVAVYDVVKNLTKGEFVPGLTVYGAQENGVGVTEFEFTKDIIGAEKLQKFEEIKAKLMSGEIKVSDK
- a CDS encoding metal-sensitive transcriptional regulator → MDENCSKKICGDKKKLITRVNRVEGQIRGIKRMIEEDSYCDDVLNQISSAKAALNGVAKVILENHLRKCVVSGIKNNEENKVIDELIYTLGKMMK
- a CDS encoding phosphopentomutase produces the protein MEKIERVTLIVLDSAGVGALPDAKEFGDEGTNTMANIALSTGGLNLQNMESLGLGNITEILGVDRNEKAKGAFGKALELSKGKDTTTGHWEIAGIVQEKAFPTYPNGFPEKTIKALEEATGRKVICNLPYSGTDVLDVYGEEQLATGAWIVYTSADPVLQIAANEELISLEELYSACKKALEICNELSPVARVIARPYVGKKAGEFTRTSNRHDYSVEPPIESMLDRIKNSGLDVIGIGKTSDIFAGVGLTESRGTNKDNLDGILKTIEELKKDSKGIIFTNLVDFDMKFGHRRDPKGYKLALEEFDNYLPEIMSNLKENEILILTADHGCDPTYTGSDHTREYIPILVYGKNLKENVDLGIQTGFSTIAATVEELLLGKTNLNGSFANKITK